DNA from Aggregatimonas sangjinii:
TTGTGCCCTTTACCAAAACGTTTACTCCGGGCAATGGCCCAACGCCATCTCCTGAGGTGACAGTACCGGAAACAGTTATACTTTGAGCATGTAGCGAAATACCGAAAAGCAGAACAAAAGCAAAGAGAAAACTTCTCCCCGAACTTCTAATTGATGTTTTTTTCATAATCATGTTTTTAGGTTGTAAGTTATTTAGGTTCCCAACGAAAGAAACTCTAACGTTGTAGTTACTCAAATATACTTGGCTATTTTCATACTGCCATCCTGTACAATGCTGTACTATACCGCACTGTCCTGAAAAAGTTAATTAGATAATCTAAACTGTTTGGTAAACAATAAGTTACATTTGTCAAAGTAACTACAGCCTTGTTTTTTTGCTAGTTTGGGACTCTGAGGAGATGCAATCACCTAAGCGATGGATATTGATAGGAAGCATTATTCAGTGACATGTTTTCCTCATGCTTGGATTGATATCCTGAATTATGTCCTCCCCTTCTGATAGTGTTGGCAGATCAATAGTTTGTCACTGCAAGGATAATATAAGTCTATGTTAATGATTAGAAATATCGCAAAGCGAATACAATAGCTAAAACATGAAAATTTATGCTTAGCGATTAGTATAAACCAAAGAATGATTTAGTTATCGCCACTAAATCGCTAGAATCCTACCAATAAGAAGAATTTGAAGTGGTGGAGCTGGCAAAGATGCAGCAACTAATTTAGGAAATAAGCCCCTGTAATCTAAAGCGAATTTCGATCTATAAAATTGAAAGGGTTTTTGACTTTTCCTTTCTTTTTATCCATAATCATATGGGCCGCGGTTTCACCCATCGCCCTAAAGTCGGTAGAAATACAAGTTATGCCCAAGAGTTGTTTCAGGGGGGTATCATTATAGGAAATAACACCGATATCCTCTCCCAAAGTAAATTCCTGATTACGGATTTGGTTGACAAGGTTTACCAAGTCTGATTCCCCGATCGTAATAAAAAGATCACCTTTCCTCAGTACGATATCATCAAAGATTTCTTCCAATACCTCAAAGTCGATGGAATGCTCGATACAGAATTTGCGAAACCCGTGCAATATTCTTTTCGGATAGGGGTAGACCGAATTTTCTGGGTAGGCGATAATCAATTTTTCATATTTCGAAATCTTCGTCAACCCTGCTTGTAAAGCATTATAAATATCGTTCTCAAAATCCTGATAAATTTCAATAAAGGCCCCCTTTATCTTGGAAATAGGGTTATCCATAATAATCAGCTTGTTTTTTGGAATCCCATCAATGGCCTTGATGACTTCGGGGGTAAAGCTTACGTGCTTCAATTCATCGGTCTTAAAGTGCGGCATAATGACGTAAAAATCATAAGCGCCTCTATTTTTCTCTAAAAGGTTTAGGAAAAGGTCTTCCTCACAATGATAAATGTGCAAATCGGTATGCGCCTTGCCGCTGATACTATTCACGAACGAATTGTAGATACGCAACTTATAGGAACTCAATTTATTGATCAAAAAGAGAATATTGACTTTGGAAATTAATTTTGTACGAGTTATGTAATATCCTTTTCCCCTTATGGATAAAATTACTTTGCGTTCCTTTAGTATGTTATAGGCCTTTTCGACCGTATCTCTTGACAGGAGATATTCTTCGCTAAAAAGGTTTATCGAGGGAATCTTATCATCCATCTTTAAGTTCCCTGCGGAAATATTATCGATGATCGCATCTACTATCTGCTTGTATTTGGGTACCCTTGAATCCTCTTTAATTTTGATGTAGTTGAAAATATCCATTGGCTGAGGTCGCTTAGTATTTAAATTTATCGAATTGTACATAATTTGGGGTAGTGCCAAAGATGTAAATCCCTATTCCTTAAAAGTAAACAATTTTATTTTTGAAGCAAGCGGTACAGTACAGGATAGAATACCACGCTGTATATTTTATTTTCGTTGACCAACACCAATACTACGAATAGATGAAAAGTACTACACAGCGATTCAAGTACGTCGACCACCTTTGGGACGATAAGAAGGCCGCCGCGCTCGGCGACGACCAAGTGGCATTGTTCCTCTACCGCTCCAACATCCTTGGGGCCGACCTGAGGATAACCAACTACGGCGGGGGCAATACCAGCTGCAAGACCATCGAAAAGGACCCGCTCACCGATGCCGATGTCGAGGTGATGTGGATCAAGGGCTCCGGGGGCGACATAGGCACCTTGACCAAGGCGGGTATCGCCGGGCTGTACACCGATAGGCTGCGGGACCTGAAGAACGTCTACGGCGGCCTGGCCGACGAGGACCGCATGGTAGGGCTCTTCAACCACTGCATCTACGACCTCGACAGCAAGGCCCCCTCGATAGACACGCCCCTGCACGGGCTGCTGCCCTTCAAGCACATCGACCACCTGCACCCCGACGCGCTGATCGCGGTGGCCGCCGCCAAGGACAGCGAGAAGGTGACCAGGGAGATCTGGGGCGATACCATGGGCTGGGTGCCCTGGCAACGGCCCGGTTTCGACCTGGGGCTACAGCTGGAGAAGTGCCTGAACGAGAACCCCGGCATCCGCGGGATCGTGCTGGGCAGCCACGGGCTCTTCACCTGGGGCGACACCTCGCACGAATGTTACATGAACAGCCTGGAGGTCATAGAGATGGCCTCGGAGTTCATCGAAAAAAAGATAAAGGAGAACGGGAGCGTTTTCGGCGGACAGAAAATAGAGAGCCTGCCCAAGGAGGAGCGCCTGGAGAAAGCGGCCCAGCTCATGCCCATGCTGCGGGGCCTGTGCTCTTCCGAAAACAGGATGATCGGCCATTTTACCGATAGCGACGTGGTGCTCGAGTACATCAACAGCAACGACCTGGAGCGACTCGCGCCCATGGGCACCTCCTGCCCCGACCATTTCCTCAGGACCAAGATACAGCCCTTGGTACTCCGGTTGGATGCCAAGGAGGACCTCTCCGATACCGGGGCCGTCCTGGCCAAGCTCCGTCCGGCCTTCGAGGAGTACCGGCAAGGATACCAGGACTATTACGATTCCCATAAGCGGGAGAACAGCCCGGCGGTGCGCGATGCCAACCCGGTGATCATCATATACCCCGGCGTGGGCATGTTCAGCTTCGCCAAGAACAAACAGACCACCCGTGTCGCCAACGAGTTCTACGTGAACGCCATCAACGTGATGCGGGGCGCGGAGGCCATTACCGAATACACCTCGCTGCCTCGGCAGGAGGCCTTCGATATCGAGTACTGGCTCCTGGAGGAGGCGAAACTACAGCGCATGCCCAAGGAAAAACCATTATCCAGAAAAGTGGCTCTGGTCACGGGCGCCGGCGGCGGGATCGGCAAGGCCATCGCCGACAAACTGGCCGAGGAGGGCGCCAACGTGGTACTGACCGATATCGCGGAGGACAGGCTCAAGGAAGGTGTTTCCACCTACGGGAGGGATACCGCCAGCTATACCGTCTGCGACGTGACCGAGGGCGCATCGATAGCGGCGGCCTACGGGAAGGCCTGTCTGGAGTTCGGGGGCGTCGACATCGTCGTGCACAGCGCAGGGCTAGCGATCTCGAAGCCCATCGAGGACACGACCGAAAAGGACTGGGACCTGCTGCAGGACGTACTGGTCAAGGGGCAGTTCCAGCTCGCCAAGCAGGCCGTCGCGATCATGCGCAAGCAGGGGCTGGGCGGCGACTTCATCAGCATCGCGAGCAAGAACGGGCTGGTGTCCGGGCCGAACAACGTGGGCTACGGCACCTCGAAGGCCGCCCAACAGCACATGGCGCGCCTGTTGGCGGCCGAGCTGGGCGGCGACAAGATACGCGTGAACACGGTCAACCCCGACGGGGTGATCGTGGGGAGCAAGATATGGGAGGGCGACTGGGCCGAGGGCCGGGCGAAGGCCTACGGCATCACCGTCGATGAGCTGCCCGCCCACTACGCCAAGCGCAACCTGCTCAACGAGATCATCTATCCCGAGGACATCGCCAACGGCGTATTCGCATGCGTGGGCATATTGGACAAGACCACCGGGAACATCATCAACGTCGACGGCGGCATGGCCAACGCTTTTGTAAGATAGGCGCAATTTCATTACATTTCTAACCCCCAAATGGACATTTGCGCCGTCTGGGAAGTATTTTACCAGTAGTAAACACGACCTAGTATGAGAATAGATGAGAATCGACTTGAGGATGCCAATAAAAAGAGCATTGCCAGGCATAACGAGCATTTCGATTTCTTGGCCGGCATCATGACGAATGACGGACACGATATTAACGCGATTTTACAAAAACTTCAAGACTTTCAGGTTGCGATTCCTAGTTGGGCACTTGGTGCCGGAGGAACCCGATTCGGACGTTTCGGATTTCAGGGCGAACCTGCTAATCTCGAGCAAAAAATAGATGATATCGGAATACTGCATAAGCTAACGCAGACCGCTGGGGCCGTATCATTACACATTCCGTGGGATGTTCCCAGCGATTACGATGCCATCAAAGATTTGGCCAAGTCGCATGATATCGTCTTCGATGCCGTTAACTCCAATACTTTCCAAGATCAAAAAAACGCCAAAGAAAGCTATAAGTACGGGTCATTGAGCAATACCAATAGTGCCGTTCGCGAACAAGCCATTGCGCACAATGTCGACGTAATCAAAATCGGTGATAGGCTCGGTTCTAAAAGCTTGACCGTCTGGTTGGCCGACGGTACCAACTTTCCCGGACAAGGCAATTTTCAGAAAGCACTTAGCCATACCGAGGATAGTTTGAAGGAAATTTACAAGACTCTTCCCAATGATTGGAAGCTGTTTATAGAATATAAGCCGTACGAGCCTAATTTTTACAGTACGGTAATACAGGATTGGGGTACTTCTTTTATGCTCGCCAATGCCTGTGGGGATAAGGCCTACACCTTGGTCGATCTTGGCCACCATCTTCCCAATACCAATATCGAACAGATTGTTTCGACCTTGATGTTAAAGGGAAAATTAGGGGGTTTTCACTTTAACGATAGCAAATATGGTGATGACGACCTAACGGTCGGTAGCGTAAAACCCTATGCCTTATTTTTGATTTTCAATGCGCTGGTATACGGGATGGAAAATAATCCGCAGAATCCCTATCCGGCATGGATGATAGATGCAAGTCATAATGTAAAAGACCCTTTGGAAGATTTGATCCAATCATTGGAAGCCATTCAAGAGGCGTATGCCAAGGCCTTATTGGTCGATCAAAAAGCGCTCACCTTGGCGCAACAAAATCACGATGTCGTAAAATGTCAGGAAATACTTCAAGACGCCTATCGAACAGATGTTAGACCCTTACTGGAAAAAGCCAGGTTGAATCGAAACGGCGCTATAAACCCTATTGAGACGTATCGCACTTTAAAAATCAGGGAAAATCTAATTAAGGAAAGAGGAGCCGACTCCGTGGCATCTGGACTATAAGAAAATTACAATGAGCATTAAAGTTACTGCGGTATTCGATATCGGTAGAACCAACAAAAAGTTTTTTCTTTTTGATTCGGATTTTCAAGAAGTGTATCGTGAATATAGCCGTTTCGATGAGATTACAGACGAGGATGGGTATCCCACCGAAAATTTGAACGCTCTTGAAAACTGGGCAAAAGCCGTATTCGACAAGATGCTGAACAATCCTGAATTTGAAATAATAGCCTTGAATTTTTCATGCTACGGGGCGAGTTTGGTGCATCTTGACGAAAACGGAAACGTACTTGCACCCCTTTATAATTACATGAAGCCCTTAAAAGATGAAATTTATGATTCTTTTTACGATACCTATGGCCCTGAAAGTGAACTTTCCAGGGTAACAGGTTCACCGAAATTGGGAATGCTGAATACTGGTATGCACCTGTACTGGATGAAGCATACCAAACCAGCTGTTTACGATAAAATTAAATATTCGCTTCACCTTCCCCAATACCTCAGTTATTTGTTTACAGGAGTTCCAGTAAGTGAATTTACTAGTATTGGCTGTCACACCTTACTCTGGGATTTTGAAAAAAAAGACTACCATGCTTGGGTGTATCAAGAAGGGATAAATGAAAAATTACCCCCCATTGCTTCTTCAAGAAAAACGATACCGGTTACGTATAATGGAAAATCCATTCAAATGGGTGCTGGCATTCATGATAGTTCTTCCGCGCTGTTACCCTATATCAGAAGTATTTCGAAACCATTTGTTCTGGTCTCTACGGGAACCTGGAGCATTTCGATCAATCCGTTCAACAAGGGTATGCTTAGCGCAGAGGACATTGAAAACGATAGTCTCTTCAATATGCGAATCGATGGGAGTCCTGTACGCGTTTCAAGACTGTTCCTTGGAAACGAGTATAAGCTTCAAGTGAAAGCACTATCTAAATATTTTAAGGTACCAGAGGACTCCCATAAGAAGGTAAAGTTTAATCAGGACACCTTTTTTGAGGTCAACAAAGACTTTGTTCCGATGTTCAAATGGTCTAGTATTGCCTCTGAAACTATGCCCGAAAAGACTAAAATTACGTATACCAAATTCGAGCACGCCTATCATCAACTTATGTTGGAATTGGTCTTGCTGCAAGAAAAAAGCATACGGTCGGCCATTGGAAATGAAAAAATCGAGCGATTGTACGTTGATGGCGGGTTTAGCGATAACGAGGTGTATATTCAAATGCTATCGCACTATTTGAGAAATATGAAGCTCAGCACCACGGACTCTTCCTTGGGATCTGCCTTGGGGGCCGCTATAGTTATTTCGGACGTAACTTTGGAGCCTAAATTTTTAAGGAAAAACTACTCACTCAAAAAGCACCGTCCCCTAACATTAAAATAAACCATTTTTATGGCCCAGGAATTCAACCCCGACTACCCGTCAATGGACGATTTGAGAAGCAAGGCCAAGCGCCGTATACCCAAATTCGCATTTGAATATTTAGATGGTGGCTGCAATGAAGATGTTAGTATTTCCAGAAATACCGCCGAGATACGTGAAGTGCAATTACAGCCCAGATATTTGAGAAACAGAGGTGTTAGTTCAACTAAGACTTCCGTATTGGGCATGGAATTCGATGCACCTTTCGGAATTGCGCCTGTCGGTCTTCAAGGTCTGATGTGGCCCAATTCTCCGGAGATTTTGGCCAAGTCGGCGTTTAAAAACAACATTCCCTTTATTCTGAGTACCGTAACTACGATGAGCATAGAACAGGCAAGCGAATTGACCGAGGGAAACGCTTGGTTTCAGTTGTACAATCCTGCCGAGGATGCGTTAAGAGACGATATCATTGAACGCGCGGCAGCGGCGGGATGTCCTGTGCTGGTTTTGCTTTGCGATGTACCGACCTTCGGGTATCGGCCTAGGGATATCCGAAACGGACTCGCCTTACCGCCAAAAATGTCGATTACCAATATCATGCAGATAATGGGTAAACCTACTTGGGCATTTAACACCTTAAAATATGGTCAGCCAACATTTGAAACCCTGAAGCCCTATACCCCTGAAGGATTAAATCTGAAGCAGTTGGGGCAGTTTATGGATAAGACTTTTTCCGGACGTTTGAACGAGGAGCGTATAAAACCTATACGCGATAAATGGAAAGGAAAATTAGTGCTCAAAGGCGTAGCTTCCGAACAGGATACCCAAGATGCCATACGACTGGGTTTCGACGGTATCATCGTTTCGAATCATGGCGGTAGGCAGTTGGATGCCGCCCAATCAACGATAAATTCCCTCTCGGAAATCACGGCCAAGTACAGTAATGAAATAGAAGTCATGATGGATAGCGGACTTAGGTCGGGACCGGATATCGCCAGGGCAATGGCAACTGGCGCCAAATTCACTTTTATGGGTAGGTCTTTTCTATATGGTTGCGGCGCTTTGGGAAATAGGGGGGGAGACCACACCATATCGATGTTGAAGACACAATTTAAGCAGGTAATGGACCAGTTGTGCTGCGAACGTGTGGAAGACTTACCAAAACACCTAATAACCAACTAAAACCAAATAGTAATGACCCAGTACAATATAGACGAGGAAATCGAGGAAATCGCCGGTGGCGAATTCGAGAGGGAACCCGTACCACCATCGAAATGGAAAAGTTGGAAAAGCTTTTTGGGAATGTATGCAGGCGAGCATGCGGCAGGCACCGAATTCATGATCGGCCCTTTGTTTTTAACAGCTGGCGTAAGTGCTTTCGATTTGATCGTTGGTTTATTGATAGGAAATCTCTTGGCCGTTTTGAGCTGGCGCTTTCTTACGGCTAAGATTGCTGTCGAAAATCGGTTAACACTCTACTATCAATTGGAAAAAATCTGTGGAAAGAAATTGGTCATCGGCTATAATCTGGCCAATGGAATACTCTTTTGTTTTCTTGCCGGGGCCATGATTACGGTCTCTGCCACGGCAGTTGGAATCCCGTTCGATATGGAAATGCCGAAACTGACCGACACCACGCCCAATGGAGCCACATGGGTCATCATAGTGGTGCTCATTGGCGCGGTCATCTCATTAATCGCCTCCAAAGGGTACGATACGGTCTCGAAGGCTGCGAACTGGATGTCTCCGGTAATTGTTCTTGCATTTATTGCCTGTGGTATTGTGGCCCTTAATCAACTGGGAGTAAAGAGCTTTTCAGATTTTTGGAATATTTGGGGCGAAGGTTCGGAACCTTTTCCAGGTCAATTGAAATACACCTTTTGGCATGTCGTCATTTGGTCTTGGTTCGCGAATGCGGCCATGCACGTAGGTATGTCCGATCTTTCGGTTTTTAGATTTGCAAAAAAAGCCGATTCGGGCTGGACTACCGCAGCGGGAATGTATGTAGGGCACTATATGGCCTGGATAGCGGCAGCTTTGCTCTATGCGGTTTATCTCAAATCACCAGAGGCACAAGCATTTTTGGCCAATGGAGAGGCACCACCGGTGGCGCCTGGTCCGTTGGCAAACAACGCCATTGGCATTTTTGGCATTATCGCTGTGGTTTTGGCGGGTTGGACTACGGCCAACCCCACGATTTATAGGGCAGGACTGGCATTTCAGGCCATCATGCCCAAGGTCTCCACTTTTTGGGTAACTATTATTGCCGGTACCGTAGCGACAGTGGCCGGACTTTTTCCAGCTTTTGCGATGAAGTTACTGGGGTTCGTGGCCTTATACGGTTTTATCCTAGCGCCTTTTGGGGCCATTATCGTCTTTGAACATTTCTTTCACAAAGAAGCAGGAGTCGTTAAGAATTATGCCGAAGTGGCGAATATTCAATTTAACAAGTCAGTCTTTTTGGCTTGGGCGATAAGCTTTGGCCTATTCTATTTTATCTCCTTGCAGTTTGATGTGTTCCTATCTTTTGTAACACTACCGGCCTGGTTGTTATGCGGAGTTTTGTTTCTGGTATTCAGTAAGCTATGGCAAAAAAAGAATTTGGTATAAGAATAAGATTCTTAATGAAACACTTACCTCCAAAAACGAAATAATCGTATTAAGATTAGCTGACGGAAGGCAATGGCACTGCGCGACTTTCTTTTACTCTAAAGAATAACAATAAAGACTAAGAATCGCTTAATTTTCGATGGTCTTCCAATAATTTTTTGGTAGCCTTCCAGAAATGTATCGAGGTCGGATTTAGGCCGTAGCTCGAGTCTGCATCGTCGATAAAACTACTTACGAGTAACTTCAAATAATGCAGTTGGCAGTTGTT
Protein-coding regions in this window:
- a CDS encoding alpha-hydroxy acid oxidase is translated as MAQEFNPDYPSMDDLRSKAKRRIPKFAFEYLDGGCNEDVSISRNTAEIREVQLQPRYLRNRGVSSTKTSVLGMEFDAPFGIAPVGLQGLMWPNSPEILAKSAFKNNIPFILSTVTTMSIEQASELTEGNAWFQLYNPAEDALRDDIIERAAAAGCPVLVLLCDVPTFGYRPRDIRNGLALPPKMSITNIMQIMGKPTWAFNTLKYGQPTFETLKPYTPEGLNLKQLGQFMDKTFSGRLNEERIKPIRDKWKGKLVLKGVASEQDTQDAIRLGFDGIIVSNHGGRQLDAAQSTINSLSEITAKYSNEIEVMMDSGLRSGPDIARAMATGAKFTFMGRSFLYGCGALGNRGGDHTISMLKTQFKQVMDQLCCERVEDLPKHLITN
- a CDS encoding FGGY-family carbohydrate kinase, with protein sequence MSIKVTAVFDIGRTNKKFFLFDSDFQEVYREYSRFDEITDEDGYPTENLNALENWAKAVFDKMLNNPEFEIIALNFSCYGASLVHLDENGNVLAPLYNYMKPLKDEIYDSFYDTYGPESELSRVTGSPKLGMLNTGMHLYWMKHTKPAVYDKIKYSLHLPQYLSYLFTGVPVSEFTSIGCHTLLWDFEKKDYHAWVYQEGINEKLPPIASSRKTIPVTYNGKSIQMGAGIHDSSSALLPYIRSISKPFVLVSTGTWSISINPFNKGMLSAEDIENDSLFNMRIDGSPVRVSRLFLGNEYKLQVKALSKYFKVPEDSHKKVKFNQDTFFEVNKDFVPMFKWSSIASETMPEKTKITYTKFEHAYHQLMLELVLLQEKSIRSAIGNEKIERLYVDGGFSDNEVYIQMLSHYLRNMKLSTTDSSLGSALGAAIVISDVTLEPKFLRKNYSLKKHRPLTLK
- a CDS encoding purine-cytosine permease family protein, which codes for MTQYNIDEEIEEIAGGEFEREPVPPSKWKSWKSFLGMYAGEHAAGTEFMIGPLFLTAGVSAFDLIVGLLIGNLLAVLSWRFLTAKIAVENRLTLYYQLEKICGKKLVIGYNLANGILFCFLAGAMITVSATAVGIPFDMEMPKLTDTTPNGATWVIIVVLIGAVISLIASKGYDTVSKAANWMSPVIVLAFIACGIVALNQLGVKSFSDFWNIWGEGSEPFPGQLKYTFWHVVIWSWFANAAMHVGMSDLSVFRFAKKADSGWTTAAGMYVGHYMAWIAAALLYAVYLKSPEAQAFLANGEAPPVAPGPLANNAIGIFGIIAVVLAGWTTANPTIYRAGLAFQAIMPKVSTFWVTIIAGTVATVAGLFPAFAMKLLGFVALYGFILAPFGAIIVFEHFFHKEAGVVKNYAEVANIQFNKSVFLAWAISFGLFYFISLQFDVFLSFVTLPAWLLCGVLFLVFSKLWQKKNLV
- a CDS encoding bifunctional aldolase/short-chain dehydrogenase — its product is MKSTTQRFKYVDHLWDDKKAAALGDDQVALFLYRSNILGADLRITNYGGGNTSCKTIEKDPLTDADVEVMWIKGSGGDIGTLTKAGIAGLYTDRLRDLKNVYGGLADEDRMVGLFNHCIYDLDSKAPSIDTPLHGLLPFKHIDHLHPDALIAVAAAKDSEKVTREIWGDTMGWVPWQRPGFDLGLQLEKCLNENPGIRGIVLGSHGLFTWGDTSHECYMNSLEVIEMASEFIEKKIKENGSVFGGQKIESLPKEERLEKAAQLMPMLRGLCSSENRMIGHFTDSDVVLEYINSNDLERLAPMGTSCPDHFLRTKIQPLVLRLDAKEDLSDTGAVLAKLRPAFEEYRQGYQDYYDSHKRENSPAVRDANPVIIIYPGVGMFSFAKNKQTTRVANEFYVNAINVMRGAEAITEYTSLPRQEAFDIEYWLLEEAKLQRMPKEKPLSRKVALVTGAGGGIGKAIADKLAEEGANVVLTDIAEDRLKEGVSTYGRDTASYTVCDVTEGASIAAAYGKACLEFGGVDIVVHSAGLAISKPIEDTTEKDWDLLQDVLVKGQFQLAKQAVAIMRKQGLGGDFISIASKNGLVSGPNNVGYGTSKAAQQHMARLLAAELGGDKIRVNTVNPDGVIVGSKIWEGDWAEGRAKAYGITVDELPAHYAKRNLLNEIIYPEDIANGVFACVGILDKTTGNIINVDGGMANAFVR
- a CDS encoding sugar isomerase, producing MRIDENRLEDANKKSIARHNEHFDFLAGIMTNDGHDINAILQKLQDFQVAIPSWALGAGGTRFGRFGFQGEPANLEQKIDDIGILHKLTQTAGAVSLHIPWDVPSDYDAIKDLAKSHDIVFDAVNSNTFQDQKNAKESYKYGSLSNTNSAVREQAIAHNVDVIKIGDRLGSKSLTVWLADGTNFPGQGNFQKALSHTEDSLKEIYKTLPNDWKLFIEYKPYEPNFYSTVIQDWGTSFMLANACGDKAYTLVDLGHHLPNTNIEQIVSTLMLKGKLGGFHFNDSKYGDDDLTVGSVKPYALFLIFNALVYGMENNPQNPYPAWMIDASHNVKDPLEDLIQSLEAIQEAYAKALLVDQKALTLAQQNHDVVKCQEILQDAYRTDVRPLLEKARLNRNGAINPIETYRTLKIRENLIKERGADSVASGL
- a CDS encoding GntR family transcriptional regulator — encoded protein: MDIFNYIKIKEDSRVPKYKQIVDAIIDNISAGNLKMDDKIPSINLFSEEYLLSRDTVEKAYNILKERKVILSIRGKGYYITRTKLISKVNILFLINKLSSYKLRIYNSFVNSISGKAHTDLHIYHCEEDLFLNLLEKNRGAYDFYVIMPHFKTDELKHVSFTPEVIKAIDGIPKNKLIIMDNPISKIKGAFIEIYQDFENDIYNALQAGLTKISKYEKLIIAYPENSVYPYPKRILHGFRKFCIEHSIDFEVLEEIFDDIVLRKGDLFITIGESDLVNLVNQIRNQEFTLGEDIGVISYNDTPLKQLLGITCISTDFRAMGETAAHMIMDKKKGKVKNPFNFIDRNSL